The genomic DNA TTCTACCCAGCTCATTATGAAACTTCCCTCTGTGGGTTGTCATGATATGTGCTTTTCCTTTGAATCTGAGCTCATTCAAGAATTTTATGCTCAGTTTTTTGTACCTTGTTTTTTTTAGCAGCACTATCTTACTATTTATTTAGTTGCCTGAGTTAATTAGGCATAACTAGGTCTATCACCTTGCTGTGATGATAAATTTTCTAATCCCAGCTCGATGAGACTTCCCTTTGTGGGTTGTCTGGGATCAAAAAAAGACCTTAGTATCTGAGCAGGCTTGTGGTTTTGTTATGTTAGCAATCTTTTTAAATGTGCAGTTCATTCTGTCATGTGCTGATTTCAAAACATTGTGTAGTCTTAAATGATTTTTGCAATGATGATACTCTTTTACCCAGCTCATTATGAGACTTCCCTCTGTGGGTTGTCATGATATGTGCTTTTCCTTTTGTATCTGAGCTCATTTGACAATTTTGCTGAGTCCTTTggtatttagttttttttaacaagCTTCTGTTCTTTTGCCTAACCATTTAGTTACCTGACACAGCTTGATTTTGTTCTGCAGTGATGATAAATATTCTAATCCCAGCTCTATGAGACTTCCCTTTGTGGGTTGTCTGGGATCATAAAGTTTCCTTGTATCTGAGCAAAGCTTTTGCATTCAATATTTCAGCAGTCTTGTATATTGTGCAATTTATCCAGTCCTGTGCTGTAATATTACCATTCTTAGTAGAACAATCCATCTCCTGCATTGTTTAAGCTTCCTTTAATTTGATGATAAGCTGATGTTGTCAATGTTGGCCTTCTGTAGGTCCTCCTGAGGGGTCCTAAGAATGCCCGTGAGGCAGTGAGGCACTTTGGCAAGGCTCCTGGTGTGCCTCACAGCCACACCAAGCCATATGTGCGCTCCAAGGGAAGGAAGTTCGAGAAGGCTCGTGGCAGGAGGAACAGCCGTGGGTTCAAGGTCTAATTGCCTGTGCGTGTTGCCATCAGCATTGTGCGACAGTTCTGTTTGAGCGATCGACAGTAATTAGTAATCACTTTCTACTGAGAGTAGTAGCACAATTTGTTGTCCTGGTTATAATTTTGAAAGATATTTGAAGGATTCGTGGTGTTACCCGCTTGTTGAGCAAGAAGACAATGTTCTGTTGCACCTCTTATCAGAGCTTGGCATTTATCATCCATGGCCCTTCTACTGTGATGCTGTGCGTCTTATGTGCTGTGATTGTAAATGTTTGGTCTATGGTACTTACGACTATTCGGTTTCTGGTGAGGACCGTTCGAAGTAAACCTGTTCCAGCATTATTTTTCACTCTACTCGAACTGTGGAAGCTCTTCACGTTGACATATTATCATTGGACGGTCTGTTTGGAACGGGGTGGTTTTGGAATCTACATCCATAGGAATTGGCATAAACATAGTACACTGACACGTGGAGTAGAGTAAAGTTAGTGAAGTTGAGATAATAACACCTCCCAATCCGCAACACGCCTGTTACATACTGACATGTGGTGATGTAGACCTATATTTCTAGGACCAGGCAATAGTTGGATTCAGATTATGTGTTGCACTATTTGTTAGTAAGACAAGATAACAAGCTTCTGGAGACAAACTAATCTATGATCAAACAATTTATTCACGCTTCTTACGAGTTTAAGCACAAACTTCTTTCAGAATTCAGTGATTTATCAGACCAATGTTTTCCGGTTCATTTCAAGCTCATGAGCCTTGTTAAAGCCATTAGCGTTTCACTGTGGTTCACTTCATTGCCTCATGTACAGATCAGCTTTTTTTCTGCCTAATACACTACATCACCCCTAAACCACCTGCAATAACACCCTTTATGTCACAACTTACACCAACACTGCTCTCCTTGCCCTTGATTCCCTAGAGACGAGCCACAATTATAGACTCGCACAACCACGTCTGCAGCTGCGACAGTGCATAAGCAGCAGCCTTGGCAAGAGCAAGATACCTCTGCAAAATGGGAGAACGATGTCTACCACACCATGGTAGTATGGTACATGGACACTGCGAATGCAACTAAGAATCATGATCGCAAAATTGGGCTTGCAGCTCGCCTCTCGTTGGATGAAGTTGCCTCCGTCGATTCTTGTCATACCACTGACTGGTAGCAAAGCGGAAGAATTGGCATGTCgctgttggctattgatgatgtaTCTGGACCTGCAGCTCCTTGTTTTAGCAGGACAGGAGGTGCAATTCTTCGGAGATTTGCATTTGGTTTATTATCAGATAGACCTAGCTTCACAAAGAATGTTGCGGTACAGCCCTTTCCTGCACCTTCACTTTCGAGCCAGATGTTCCCTTGCATAAGAGTGACAAATCTGAAGGCACCAGAAAAGGCAGATATATAATATATTAGCATCGGAGAGCAAATGTTTCAAGGCTAGAGAGCACACAAATACAgtatattaattttttttgaggTAAAAtgaatatgaaaaaaaaaactttccaaGTATACCTTCTGGAAAGGGCCAGCCCCAACCCATTGCCACTACGCAATTTGTTTGTAGCATTTTGCGGGTGTGCAAATTTTGTGAAGGTGTGAGGCATATCTTGTGGGCTAATTCCACAGCCGGTGTCTTTTACCTGCAGCATTATATAATATCAGTTGTGCTGTAGACATTGTACAAAGTAAGAAGCAAATCAATGTTGTGGTATGCTTGATCATTGGTTTTCCTGCAGACAATAACCTAGACTCTTGTGGAAAATCTCTGATTATTGTAGGTCTTCCTTATGAAATAGAACTGTTCATTTAGATGAAAGGCCCACCGAAAGGGGCATCGCGGGAATCTAACTTCCAGTTTCTCCTCAAATATGATAGTTAGGTATCGTTGCATAAACATACTTAGACCTATAATACAATGTCAAGGACTACCAAGAGAGAAGATACTCCAAAAACCCTCCTTTTTAAATCAGGCATGTTGAACAGTAAAAATTAGAATCCATAGTGTAGGTGGCTAATTTATATGCTAGGGAATACAACTAACATTGAGGTAGCCAGGAAGTATGGTCCTACAACCACTGCAGTATTGCACTAGATAGCTGGGTATGACAAATAGCAGTAGACACCTACTGGACATTACTGCAACCTATGGAGCATAACAAGCAATGGTGAAGGCACACACATTCATAGGCAGATCCATACACTAAGAAGATGTAAGGCATTAAATCATCATTAGTAATTCTTCATCAGCTAACCTGCACAGCCAAGTAAAAGGACCCATCAGAAAGAACTGGATGGAAGTCGGGAGCATATGGGTCCCTCAAAGAATCTGGCCTCGCAACAGAAGCTGTAATTGAAATGTGACCCTCCTTTGTAAACTTAACAGAGTTCCCAGCAACATTTAGTATTATTTGCATCAACCTCTTTTGATCACCAATTGCCCAGGTAGGCAACTCTGGAGCCAAGTGAACCATTACTGATTGCTTTTTGAAGGCTGCTACTGGCTTAATTAAATCAACCACCT from Setaria italica strain Yugu1 chromosome VII, Setaria_italica_v2.0, whole genome shotgun sequence includes the following:
- the LOC101785999 gene encoding probable ethylene response sensor 2 isoform X2, giving the protein MVLMLPPDSARKWRPHELELVEVVADQVAVALSHAAILEESMRARDLLMEQNIALDAARREAEMAICARNDFLAVMNHEMRTPMRAIISLSSLLLETKLTAEQRLMIETILKSSDLLETLSNDVLDISKLEDGSLELEIAPFNLHATFTDVVDLIKPVAAFKKQSVMVHLAPELPTWAIGDQKRLMQIILNVAGNSVKFTKEGHISITASVARPDSLRDPYAPDFHPVLSDGSFYLAVQVKDTGCGISPQDMPHTFTKFAHPQNATNKLRSGNGLGLALSRRFVTLMQGNIWLESEGAGKGCTATFFVKLGLSDNKPNANLRRIAPPVLLKQGAAGPDTSSIANSDMPILPLCYQSVV